Proteins encoded together in one Neobacillus sp. FSL H8-0543 window:
- a CDS encoding glucose-1-phosphate adenylyltransferase: MRKQKWIAMLLAGGKGTRLKPLTNNSVKPAVPFGGKYRIIDFALSNCKNSGIETVGILTDYRPLVLYSHLGIGSSWAMNEKKGGVTFLPEYLRKGGGQGTSHAVYQYIEFIELYSPKYVLILSADQVYKMDYSLMLEQHIETQADCTIAVVEVPWEEANRFGIIKLDRTTLKINDFEEKPVKPTSNLASMGVYIFSWQVLKEYLWKEEQKEISDKDFGKDIIPSMLRDGMKLYAYYFNKYWRDVGTVFSYWQANLDLLNKEKNIFLKNPEWRIDTVTRYGPPLFIDERAMVHHSLLSEGCEIYGTIEKSVIFNGVKVEKGASIKNSVILPDTIIEKDVWIENAVIGSQSLIRNGVIMISRDPEMNLLVVGHQKTIDPTMMENTNKNNERTLLSS, encoded by the coding sequence ATGAGAAAACAAAAATGGATCGCTATGCTTTTGGCTGGTGGAAAGGGGACAAGATTAAAACCGCTGACAAATAATAGTGTAAAACCAGCAGTTCCGTTTGGTGGAAAATACAGAATTATCGATTTTGCTTTAAGTAACTGTAAGAATTCAGGAATTGAGACAGTTGGGATATTAACAGACTATAGGCCGCTTGTTTTATATTCGCATCTTGGAATTGGTTCCAGTTGGGCTATGAATGAGAAGAAAGGAGGTGTCACATTTCTTCCCGAATACCTAAGGAAGGGAGGGGGGCAGGGTACTTCACATGCTGTGTATCAATATATTGAATTTATCGAGCTATATAGCCCTAAATACGTGCTCATTCTTTCTGCTGATCAGGTTTATAAGATGGACTATTCGCTGATGCTTGAGCAGCATATTGAAACACAAGCAGACTGTACGATTGCCGTAGTTGAGGTTCCATGGGAAGAAGCAAACCGATTTGGGATTATAAAACTTGATAGGACTACCTTGAAAATTAATGATTTCGAAGAAAAGCCAGTTAAACCGACATCGAATTTAGCTTCGATGGGTGTCTACATTTTTAGTTGGCAGGTTCTGAAGGAATATTTGTGGAAGGAGGAGCAAAAGGAAATTAGTGATAAGGATTTTGGTAAGGATATCATACCCTCCATGTTGAGAGATGGTATGAAGCTATATGCCTATTATTTTAATAAGTATTGGAGGGATGTAGGGACTGTCTTTAGTTATTGGCAGGCGAACTTAGACCTATTAAATAAGGAAAAAAATATTTTCCTGAAAAATCCAGAATGGAGGATTGACACAGTAACAAGGTATGGACCACCGTTATTTATAGATGAAAGAGCAATGGTGCATCATAGCTTATTAAGTGAAGGATGTGAGATATACGGAACAATTGAAAAATCAGTAATATTTAACGGTGTAAAGGTAGAAAAGGGAGCCTCAATAAAAAACTCTGTTATCTTGCCTGATACAATTATCGAAAAAGATGTTTGGATTGAAAATGCAGTAATTGGAAGTCAATCGTTGATTAGAAATGGAGTGATTATGATTTCGAGGGATCCCGAAATGAATTTACTAGTTGTTGGACATCAAAAAACCATAGATCCAACGATGAT
- the qoxC gene encoding cytochrome aa3 quinol oxidase subunit III yields the protein MKIDHSLPLEYSTDQNKLNILGFWIFLGAEIMLFGTLFASYFTLVDRTGTGPTGAEIFEIAPVLIETILLLTSSFIIGLGIHAMRIGNKKAMMIFFGITLLLGAGFLGFEIYEFVHYVHVGAGLQTSAFTAILLTTLGTHGAHVTFGLIWGIFILLQIKKRGLTPETANKSFIFSLYWHFLDVVWIFIFSFVYLKGMM from the coding sequence ATGAAAATAGATCACTCGCTTCCACTTGAATATAGTACAGACCAAAATAAGCTTAACATTTTAGGGTTTTGGATTTTCTTGGGTGCTGAAATTATGCTTTTCGGGACACTGTTTGCATCCTATTTCACCTTAGTGGATCGGACAGGAACAGGACCTACAGGGGCAGAAATTTTTGAAATTGCTCCAGTACTGATAGAGACTATTTTACTTTTAACAAGTAGTTTTATCATTGGTTTGGGAATCCATGCCATGAGAATCGGCAACAAGAAAGCCATGATGATATTCTTTGGGATTACACTGCTGCTTGGTGCGGGATTTTTAGGATTTGAGATATATGAATTTGTTCATTATGTTCATGTAGGAGCAGGACTGCAAACAAGTGCCTTTACGGCGATCCTTTTAACCACATTAGGCACACATGGAGCACACGTAACCTTTGGATTAATCTGGGGAATCTTTATCCTCCTGCAGATAAAAAAGCGTGGCTTGACTCCTGAAACAGCAAATAAATCGTTTATCTTTTCTCTATACTGGCATTTCTTAGACGTTGTTTGGATTTTCATTTTTAGCTTCGTCTACCTGAAAGGAATGATGTAA
- a CDS encoding alpha/beta hydrolase has translation MTLDPQTKFVLDQLAAAGAPPMETLSPEQARAAFIMPRGAIEPVGKVEDRTVPGPESDIPVRIYYPMETQDTYPALVFFHGGGWVIGNIDSHDDVCRALTNHANCVTISVDYRLAPEHKFPAAVVDSYSAVQYVYDHAEEFQVDRTRIAVGGDSAGGNLAAVVTNLSKDRKAPEICFQLLLYPSTNVGGKATVSMKENSEGYFLTKGTMEWFRECYLNSEEDKQNPLVSPYLYEDVNGLPPALVITAEYDPLRDEGEAYAKKLADAGVEVEAVRYAGTIHGFISMSAVINQGKDALEKAGIALKRAFYK, from the coding sequence ATGACACTTGATCCACAAACGAAATTTGTATTAGATCAATTGGCTGCTGCAGGTGCACCGCCAATGGAAACGTTGTCTCCAGAGCAGGCAAGGGCTGCATTCATTATGCCGCGTGGCGCAATCGAACCTGTTGGCAAGGTTGAGGATCGGACTGTTCCAGGTCCTGAATCGGATATTCCTGTACGTATCTATTATCCTATGGAAACACAGGATACGTACCCGGCACTTGTTTTTTTCCATGGTGGCGGTTGGGTAATCGGTAATATTGATTCTCACGATGATGTCTGCAGAGCACTTACAAACCACGCTAACTGTGTGACCATTTCAGTAGATTATCGATTAGCACCGGAACATAAATTTCCCGCAGCGGTGGTAGATTCCTATTCCGCTGTTCAATATGTTTATGATCATGCGGAAGAGTTTCAGGTAGACCGCACGAGGATTGCAGTTGGCGGCGATAGTGCTGGCGGTAATCTAGCAGCTGTTGTTACGAATCTTTCAAAGGACAGAAAGGCTCCAGAGATATGTTTCCAGCTTCTCCTCTATCCTAGTACAAATGTAGGAGGGAAAGCCACGGTTTCAATGAAGGAAAATTCTGAGGGCTATTTCTTAACAAAAGGAACAATGGAATGGTTCCGTGAATGCTATTTAAACAGTGAAGAGGATAAACAAAACCCGCTGGTATCTCCATATCTTTATGAGGATGTTAATGGCTTACCGCCAGCGTTAGTGATTACCGCTGAGTATGATCCGCTAAGAGATGAGGGTGAGGCTTACGCGAAAAAGTTAGCTGATGCTGGTGTCGAAGTCGAAGCTGTTCGCTATGCTGGTACAATCCATGGCTTCATCAGTATGTCAGCCGTTATAAATCAAGGTAAAGATGCCCTAGAAAAAGCGGGTATCGCCTTAAAGCGTGCCTTTTATAAATAA
- the qoxA gene encoding cytochrome aa3 quinol oxidase subunit II, which yields MKFKWVVLSSIFTIFTLLTGCEPLMVLDPKGPQAKTQADDIILSIILMSVIVIVVFAMLVYMLIKFRASKQSKDYEPPHIKGSLLVEAVCVGIPVLIVIFLSVMSVKSNYEVESTPKGYENKKPLIIYASSSNWKWHFSYPEENIETVNYLYIPTDRPIEFKLYSYGPITSFWIPQLGGQKYAMSDMVNTLHLAADVPGEFMGRNANFSGKGFAENTFNVEAMPKDEFEEWVEEVKETAKPLTEEKFDELLKPGHLGQSTYTGTHLGFMPPPEGEHGGHNHSSNDSEKASANDSNESETEAHQNH from the coding sequence ATGAAATTTAAATGGGTTGTTTTGTCTTCAATATTTACCATTTTCACATTGCTTACAGGTTGCGAGCCGTTAATGGTTTTAGATCCTAAAGGACCACAAGCCAAAACACAAGCAGATGACATCATATTATCAATTATTTTAATGTCAGTAATCGTCATCGTAGTATTTGCTATGCTTGTATATATGTTAATAAAGTTCCGTGCTTCAAAACAGAGTAAAGATTATGAGCCACCACATATTAAGGGAAGCTTATTGGTTGAAGCAGTATGTGTAGGAATTCCGGTGTTAATCGTTATATTCCTTTCTGTTATGTCTGTTAAATCAAATTATGAAGTAGAGTCAACACCGAAAGGCTATGAAAATAAAAAACCATTAATCATTTATGCTTCCTCCTCTAACTGGAAATGGCATTTTAGTTATCCAGAGGAGAACATCGAAACGGTTAACTACTTATATATTCCGACCGACCGTCCAATCGAATTTAAACTTTATTCCTACGGACCTATTACAAGTTTTTGGATTCCTCAGCTCGGTGGCCAAAAATATGCCATGTCTGACATGGTTAACACCTTACATTTAGCTGCAGATGTTCCCGGGGAGTTCATGGGCAGAAATGCAAACTTTAGCGGGAAAGGATTCGCAGAAAATACATTTAACGTTGAAGCTATGCCTAAAGATGAATTTGAAGAATGGGTAGAAGAGGTAAAAGAAACGGCAAAACCGTTAACGGAAGAAAAATTTGATGAGTTATTAAAACCAGGCCATCTTGGACAGTCCACCTATACGGGCACACATTTAGGATTTATGCCTCCTCCTGAGGGTGAACACGGTGGACATAATCATAGTTCCAACGATTCTGAGAAAGCATCTGCAAATGACTCAAATGAGTCCGAAACAGAAGCACACCAAAATCATTAA
- the qoxD gene encoding cytochrome aa3 quinol oxidase subunit IV: MKELFPMNQVMGFVFSLLLTTVALSVYFLDMSFAVGMTILIVTAFIQAAVQLIVFMHAGETNDKGAIYTNIYYGIFIALITVFGTLLTMVWDM, encoded by the coding sequence ATGAAAGAATTATTCCCGATGAATCAGGTTATGGGATTTGTCTTTTCATTACTGCTTACAACAGTTGCTTTGTCGGTTTATTTTTTAGATATGAGCTTTGCTGTTGGAATGACAATCCTGATCGTAACAGCATTCATACAAGCGGCGGTTCAACTGATCGTGTTTATGCACGCTGGTGAAACGAACGACAAAGGGGCAATTTATACCAATATTTATTATGGTATATTCATTGCATTAATTACGGTTTTTGGAACATTACTAACAATGGTTTGGGATATGTAA
- a CDS encoding multidrug efflux SMR transporter — protein sequence MDWFALILAGSSEVLGVLNIKRLTMKKWDGAIYLILSFGASLFLLSYAMKTIPMGTAYGVWTGIGTIGSTLLGMFLYGEPKEWKRIFFIALILASAIGLKLIS from the coding sequence ATGGATTGGTTTGCTTTAATACTAGCTGGCAGCTCCGAAGTTCTCGGGGTGCTTAACATTAAACGATTGACAATGAAAAAATGGGACGGAGCTATTTATTTAATTCTTAGTTTTGGGGCGAGTCTATTCCTTTTATCGTACGCCATGAAAACGATACCGATGGGAACGGCTTATGGAGTTTGGACAGGTATAGGTACAATAGGTTCTACCTTATTAGGAATGTTTTTATATGGTGAACCAAAAGAATGGAAAAGAATCTTTTTTATTGCACTGATTCTTGCTTCTGCGATCGGTTTAAAACTCATTTCATAA
- a CDS encoding TetR/AcrR family transcriptional regulator, whose product MSAAKIRDVALKHFAHFGYEGASLSKIAEEVGIKKPSIYAHYKGKDDLFLSVVGHVLYIERRRILTYFQTSESLPLKTKLHGIFEWLEQGFNESSTTKLFLRISFFPPPALFDEVTKIVNPFLDGLKRNLIKLLNQAKIKGELSGNNIEAVAIAYLTLIDGVLVELLYGGNQRYKIRVDAAWQIFWQGTSCREGKE is encoded by the coding sequence ATGAGTGCAGCCAAAATACGAGATGTCGCACTAAAGCATTTTGCCCATTTTGGGTATGAAGGTGCGTCCTTAAGTAAGATCGCTGAAGAAGTGGGAATAAAAAAACCAAGTATATATGCGCATTACAAAGGAAAGGATGATCTGTTTTTATCCGTTGTCGGGCATGTATTATATATAGAAAGAAGGCGGATTTTAACCTATTTTCAAACAAGCGAAAGTTTACCGCTAAAAACAAAATTACATGGAATATTTGAATGGTTAGAACAAGGATTCAATGAATCGAGTACAACTAAACTTTTTCTAAGAATTTCTTTCTTTCCGCCACCCGCGCTTTTTGATGAAGTGACGAAAATTGTTAATCCATTTCTTGATGGACTGAAAAGGAATCTTATCAAACTCCTGAACCAGGCAAAAATAAAGGGTGAATTAAGCGGTAATAATATAGAAGCAGTAGCAATTGCGTATCTCACGCTAATTGATGGAGTATTGGTTGAGCTTTTATATGGGGGAAATCAAAGGTATAAAATCCGGGTTGATGCTGCTTGGCAAATTTTTTGGCAAGGAACCAGCTGCAGGGAGGGAAAAGAATGA
- the cls gene encoding cardiolipin synthase produces MNFTSVLLSLILVLNIIMALFVIFKERRDVGSSWAWLLVLFFIPILGFILYLLLGQNLSRKRLFQWDDIKKTGFEEVLETQITTLRANKFKFFNQVTSNSRDLIYMHLIKNQAILTEDNSVQIITDGKEKFDQLFKDIKNAKEYIHIQYYIIKNDNLGKKLIEELTKKAKEGIKVRVLYDELGSRGLPKRLFKDFRAAGGLVEVFFPSKFRFINLRMNYRNHRKLVVIDGKIGYVGGFNVGDEYLGLNAKFGYWRDTHLRIQGMAVYALQVRFILDWNQASDVNDVYYVPNLFPENVSHGAVGIQIVTSGPDSELEHIKNGYIKMIMSAKKSIYIQTPYFIPDASLLDALRIACLSGIEVNIMIPNKPDHLFVYWATLSHIGDLLKIGANVYIYNNGFVHAKTLVVDEEVSSVGTANIDYRSFKLNFEVNAFLYDEEISKKLTRIFKEDMLVSKLLTFEEYQKRSLEVRLKESVSRLLSPIL; encoded by the coding sequence ATGAATTTTACTTCCGTTTTACTTAGTTTAATTCTCGTATTAAACATCATTATGGCCCTTTTTGTAATTTTTAAAGAACGGAGGGACGTTGGCTCCTCATGGGCATGGCTATTAGTACTATTTTTCATCCCTATTTTAGGGTTTATCTTGTATCTGCTTTTGGGACAAAATTTGAGTCGAAAGCGCCTATTTCAATGGGATGACATTAAAAAGACTGGCTTCGAGGAAGTGCTGGAAACTCAAATAACAACACTTCGTGCCAATAAATTTAAATTTTTCAATCAGGTTACCAGCAATAGTCGGGACCTAATTTATATGCACTTAATCAAAAACCAAGCCATCTTAACGGAAGATAATAGTGTACAAATCATTACAGATGGAAAAGAGAAATTTGACCAGTTATTTAAAGATATTAAAAATGCCAAGGAGTATATACATATCCAATACTACATCATCAAAAATGATAATCTTGGCAAAAAATTAATTGAAGAGCTAACGAAAAAAGCCAAAGAAGGAATAAAAGTCAGAGTCTTATATGATGAACTTGGTTCACGGGGCTTGCCTAAACGTTTATTTAAGGATTTCCGTGCCGCAGGTGGACTGGTTGAGGTGTTTTTTCCTTCTAAATTTCGTTTTATTAATCTGCGAATGAACTATAGGAATCATCGGAAGTTAGTGGTTATAGATGGGAAAATCGGTTATGTTGGCGGCTTTAATGTTGGAGATGAATATCTGGGACTTAATGCGAAATTTGGATATTGGCGCGATACACATTTAAGGATTCAGGGTATGGCGGTATATGCGCTGCAGGTTAGGTTTATTCTGGATTGGAATCAGGCTTCAGATGTAAATGATGTTTACTATGTTCCTAATCTATTTCCGGAAAATGTATCCCATGGAGCGGTTGGAATACAAATCGTAACAAGTGGTCCAGATTCTGAGTTAGAACATATAAAAAACGGTTATATTAAAATGATTATGTCTGCCAAAAAATCCATTTATATTCAAACTCCGTATTTTATTCCTGATGCAAGTTTATTAGATGCACTAAGGATTGCTTGTTTATCTGGGATTGAAGTCAATATTATGATTCCTAACAAACCCGATCATCTATTTGTTTACTGGGCTACACTTTCACATATTGGCGACTTGCTAAAAATTGGCGCAAATGTATATATTTACAATAATGGATTTGTCCATGCAAAAACGCTTGTTGTGGATGAAGAAGTCTCATCTGTTGGCACAGCGAACATAGATTATCGCAGTTTTAAGCTCAATTTTGAAGTAAACGCGTTTTTATATGACGAAGAGATTTCTAAAAAACTGACAAGAATATTTAAGGAAGATATGTTAGTTTCCAAATTACTCACATTTGAAGAATATCAAAAACGATCATTGGAAGTGCGACTGAAGGAATCAGTTTCCAGGTTGTTATCTCCTATTTTATAA
- the qoxB gene encoding cytochrome aa3 quinol oxidase subunit I — protein sequence MDFFSRFAVPHPSPAIYASMVAIGLTVIAVIAGLTYFKKWGYLWREWLTTVDHKRIGIMYLISALIMLFRGGADAIMMRAQLAVPENKLLDAQHYNEIFSTHGVVMIIFMAMPFIMALMNFVVPLQIGARDVAFPRLNALSFWLFFAGAMLLNISFVVGGSPDAGWTSYFPLAGNEFSESVGTNYYMFALQISGLGTLMTGINMITTILKMRAPGMTMMKMPMFTWSSLVANIIIVFAFPVLTVALLMGTMDRLFATNFFTTSNGGMDMLWANLFWVWGHPEVYILILPAFGIYSEIISTFSKRNLYGYKSMVGSMVIISLLSFLVWTHHFFTMGQGALTNSIFSITTMAIAVPTGVKIFNWLFTLWKGKIVITTPMLYSILFLPTFTIGGVTGVMLAMSAADYQYHNTMFLVAHFHMVIIPGVVFAMLAGLTYYWPKMFGFMLNEKIGKIAAWVISISTLVAFMPMFFSGLDGQARRMYTYSESTGFGIWNMISFIGAFGMAIGFALIVYNIYYSTRYASRDIGSDPWDARSLEWATHNPVPEYNFAIIPQVESSEGLWDAKKKGHVLFKGDYEKIHMPNNSGVPFIMGAIFFAWGFSFVFGLWIPGILTTIGIFVCMALRSFEKDHGRYISVKEIEETETKMRGAK from the coding sequence ATGGATTTCTTTAGTCGCTTTGCTGTTCCACACCCGAGTCCTGCGATTTACGCCTCAATGGTTGCCATTGGTCTGACCGTGATCGCGGTTATTGCTGGGTTAACATATTTTAAGAAATGGGGTTATCTGTGGCGTGAATGGTTAACAACAGTAGACCACAAACGAATCGGTATTATGTATTTAATCTCGGCATTGATAATGTTATTCCGCGGCGGGGCGGATGCAATAATGATGCGAGCCCAACTTGCGGTACCTGAAAACAAACTATTAGATGCCCAGCATTATAATGAGATTTTCTCCACACATGGGGTGGTAATGATTATCTTTATGGCGATGCCATTCATCATGGCATTAATGAACTTTGTTGTACCATTACAAATTGGGGCGCGTGACGTTGCGTTTCCGCGCTTAAATGCACTCAGTTTCTGGTTATTCTTTGCCGGTGCAATGTTATTAAACATCTCATTCGTCGTCGGCGGTTCACCTGATGCAGGATGGACTTCGTATTTCCCCCTTGCGGGTAATGAATTTAGTGAATCAGTCGGAACGAACTATTATATGTTCGCTCTGCAGATTTCAGGTCTCGGTACTTTGATGACTGGGATTAACATGATTACGACTATTTTAAAAATGAGAGCGCCAGGTATGACAATGATGAAAATGCCAATGTTCACATGGTCATCATTAGTTGCTAACATCATCATCGTTTTCGCTTTTCCTGTGTTAACAGTAGCTCTGCTAATGGGTACAATGGATAGGCTATTTGCAACTAATTTCTTTACCACTTCAAATGGCGGGATGGATATGCTTTGGGCTAACTTGTTCTGGGTCTGGGGACATCCTGAAGTGTATATCTTAATTCTGCCGGCGTTTGGTATTTATAGTGAGATTATTTCAACCTTTTCAAAGCGTAATCTCTATGGCTATAAATCGATGGTTGGCTCAATGGTTATCATTTCATTACTTTCTTTCTTAGTTTGGACTCACCATTTCTTTACTATGGGTCAAGGTGCTCTTACTAACAGTATCTTCTCGATTACCACTATGGCGATAGCTGTACCAACCGGAGTGAAGATCTTTAACTGGTTGTTCACGCTTTGGAAAGGGAAAATTGTTATTACAACACCTATGTTATATTCAATCCTGTTTTTACCGACGTTTACCATCGGTGGGGTAACAGGTGTGATGCTCGCGATGTCAGCAGCGGATTACCAATATCATAATACGATGTTCTTAGTCGCTCACTTCCATATGGTAATTATTCCAGGAGTGGTCTTTGCGATGCTGGCTGGGCTAACCTACTATTGGCCGAAAATGTTCGGTTTCATGCTGAATGAAAAGATTGGGAAAATTGCCGCTTGGGTGATTTCAATTAGTACCCTTGTCGCCTTTATGCCGATGTTCTTTTCTGGTTTGGATGGGCAAGCACGTAGAATGTACACTTACTCTGAATCAACTGGATTTGGAATTTGGAATATGATTTCCTTCATCGGGGCATTTGGAATGGCAATAGGCTTTGCATTAATTGTCTATAACATCTACTACAGTACTCGTTATGCTTCAAGAGATATTGGTTCAGATCCTTGGGATGCACGTTCACTTGAGTGGGCCACGCATAACCCTGTTCCAGAATATAACTTTGCAATTATTCCACAAGTTGAATCATCTGAAGGCTTATGGGATGCAAAGAAAAAGGGGCATGTTTTATTTAAAGGAGATTATGAAAAAATCCATATGCCAAATAACAGCGGGGTACCATTTATCATGGGGGCGATCTTCTTCGCTTGGGGATTCTCATTTGTATTCGGATTATGGATTCCAGGCATTCTTACTACCATTGGTATCTTTGTCTGTATGGCTCTCCGTTCCTTTGAGAAGGATCATGGACGTTATATTTCTGTTAAAGAAATTGAAGAAACTGAAACCAAAATGCGAGGTGCGAAATAA
- a CDS encoding BsuPI-related putative proteinase inhibitor encodes MLNNKITIVLSTVVIIGLLTGCGKGANTNGSTGGVKSDLPPQEEIAAEFHSSITTKEENNSVVVTYKVKNISGKPKKLTFPSGLKADFIVYNLKGEKVKQYSDEVSSTQAIIELTLENNEEIINEFIISDLANGQYKIEVFLTAKEEEAKVVMDLFVESSLYSQGSGELVGQIDPHSIELIYEGSEESFQLSQEAIQQYPLLKEGNTVSFIFTESEIGQKTIEKFIIE; translated from the coding sequence ATGCTTAACAATAAAATTACTATTGTGCTGAGTACAGTAGTAATAATAGGATTATTAACTGGCTGTGGAAAGGGAGCAAATACTAATGGCAGTACTGGAGGTGTAAAATCAGATTTACCACCCCAGGAGGAAATTGCAGCTGAATTCCATTCTTCCATTACAACAAAGGAAGAGAACAATTCTGTTGTTGTTACTTACAAGGTTAAAAATATCTCTGGGAAACCTAAAAAACTTACTTTTCCAAGTGGACTAAAGGCAGATTTTATCGTTTATAATCTGAAGGGGGAAAAAGTAAAGCAGTATTCTGATGAAGTTTCATCTACACAAGCTATAATTGAATTAACCCTAGAAAATAACGAAGAGATTATAAATGAGTTTATCATTTCTGATTTAGCCAATGGTCAATACAAAATAGAGGTTTTTTTAACAGCCAAAGAAGAAGAGGCAAAAGTTGTAATGGACTTATTTGTTGAGAGTTCTTTATATTCGCAGGGCTCAGGTGAACTAGTTGGCCAAATTGATCCACATTCAATTGAGTTAATATATGAAGGTAGTGAAGAATCATTTCAATTATCTCAAGAAGCAATCCAACAATATCCATTACTTAAAGAAGGTAACACGGTTTCATTTATATTTACGGAAAGTGAAATTGGTCAAAAGACAATAGAGAAGTTTATAATTGAATAG
- a CDS encoding multidrug efflux SMR transporter, whose protein sequence is MNKYWLAVLFAGMFEVVWVAGLKHSDSLLEWTATLIAVVASFYVLIKATHYLPLGTVYAVFTGIGTAGAVLAEMVIFGEPFNFYKLLLIGTLLIGVIGLKMVTGEPSDQQESNVKRGA, encoded by the coding sequence ATGAATAAGTATTGGCTTGCTGTGTTGTTTGCGGGTATGTTTGAAGTCGTGTGGGTAGCTGGCCTAAAACACTCCGATAGCCTATTAGAATGGACAGCGACATTGATTGCTGTTGTGGCAAGCTTTTATGTGCTGATCAAAGCAACGCACTACTTGCCGTTAGGGACAGTTTATGCCGTTTTTACTGGAATTGGAACAGCGGGAGCGGTTTTGGCGGAAATGGTCATATTTGGAGAACCGTTTAATTTTTACAAACTTCTATTGATAGGTACACTGCTAATTGGAGTGATTGGATTAAAAATGGTGACGGGTGAACCGTCTGACCAACAAGAATCGAATGTAAAAAGAGGGGCTTAA